In Finegoldia magna ATCC 53516, a genomic segment contains:
- a CDS encoding DUF2442 domain-containing protein — protein MKDPNWVVRSVQAKNDYTLILSFADGSTKIYDARPLLEKNIYTKLNNPIFFSKAKVECGTVVWNDDIDISPEHLYEFSTPLNEN, from the coding sequence ATGAAAGATCCTAATTGGGTAGTAAGATCGGTACAAGCAAAAAATGATTATACTTTGATTTTATCATTTGCAGATGGTAGCACTAAAATTTACGATGCCAGACCTCTTTTAGAGAAAAATATTTACACAAAATTAAATAATCCTATATTTTTTTCAAAAGCTAAGGTAGAATGTGGGACAGTTGTTTGGAATGACGATATAGATATATCACCAGAACATTTATATGAATTTTCTACACCTTTGAATGAAAATTAA
- a CDS encoding COG2426 family protein, translated as MNKIIYMFILSMLPVLEIRGSMIYALANNINPALAFFLSVIGNILPIPFLILLTQKVLQWLDTIDTFKPFVDWINKKAQEKSKTIDKYGRLGLYILVAIPLPGTGAWTGALVASFLGLTPKKSMLPITLGVITAGIIVMLSTMGVLNVIK; from the coding sequence ATGAATAAAATAATTTATATGTTCATATTGTCCATGCTTCCTGTTTTGGAAATCAGAGGGTCGATGATTTACGCACTTGCAAATAACATTAACCCTGCATTAGCGTTCTTCTTGTCTGTGATTGGCAACATATTGCCAATACCATTTTTGATTTTGTTGACACAAAAAGTCCTACAATGGTTGGATACAATCGACACTTTCAAACCATTTGTGGATTGGATTAACAAAAAAGCACAAGAAAAAAGCAAGACTATCGACAAATACGGAAGACTGGGACTCTACATTTTGGTGGCGATTCCACTTCCTGGAACAGGCGCTTGGACTGGCGCATTGGTGGCATCATTCTTGGGATTAACTCCGAAAAAAAGTATGCTTCCTATAACACTTGGAGTCATCACAGCTGGAATTATCGTGATGCTCTCAACAATGGGTGTATTGAATGTAATTAAATAA
- a CDS encoding IS3 family transposase — protein sequence MVKELKEKGYRLNYLLIAIDLPKSTYYFELNKVDKIKVKNRPIADKITEIFNLHKGRYGVRRVYMELINQGYVINHKKVQKIMHELKLFGKRSKEKYHSYKGKIGKVADNIINREFKADRPLQKWTTDVSEFKFSWGKCYISPILDMYSNEIISYDLSLSPNLKQISNMLRKAFSKFPKLNNLILHSDQGWQYQHKYYVNELKKHGIRQSMSRKGNCYDNSIMETFFGRLKNEVYYGCEKSYSSYEEFSKAIEEYIYYYNNERIQSKTKWMPPTKYRLASTTTN from the coding sequence ATTGTCAAAGAACTTAAAGAAAAAGGATACAGACTAAACTATCTTTTAATAGCGATTGATTTGCCAAAATCAACATACTACTTTGAACTGAATAAAGTGGATAAGATAAAAGTTAAGAATCGCCCTATCGCAGATAAAATAACCGAAATATTTAACTTGCACAAAGGAAGATATGGTGTAAGAAGAGTGTATATGGAGTTAATAAATCAAGGGTATGTAATAAATCATAAAAAAGTTCAAAAGATCATGCATGAGCTAAAACTATTTGGGAAAAGGTCTAAAGAGAAATATCACTCATATAAGGGAAAGATAGGTAAAGTTGCAGATAATATCATCAATAGAGAGTTCAAAGCAGACAGACCTTTACAAAAATGGACCACGGATGTATCTGAATTTAAATTTTCTTGGGGTAAATGCTACATATCTCCAATACTTGATATGTATAGCAATGAGATTATCTCATATGACTTATCTCTAAGTCCTAATTTAAAACAAATATCGAATATGTTAAGAAAAGCATTTAGCAAATTTCCAAAATTAAATAACTTGATACTACACTCAGATCAAGGTTGGCAATACCAACATAAATATTATGTTAATGAACTAAAAAAACATGGTATAAGACAATCAATGTCAAGAAAAGGGAATTGTTACGATAATTCTATTATGGAAACATTCTTTGGAAGATTAAAAAATGAAGTTTATTATGGCTGTGAAAAGAGCTATAGCTCCTATGAAGAATTTTCTAAAGCAATAGAAGAATACATCTATTATTACAATAACGAAAGAATTCAATCAAAAACAAAATGGATGCCACCTACAAAATATAGGTTAGCATCCACTACAACTAATTAA
- a CDS encoding MSCRAMM family protein — MRILKKILFVLVVIVMIPQIATASEIDKIDNIINPNREQNDSVSKKIMQNFKANLSFAVKQALDEDNATFKITVLDKKSNPIPKVELIVTDVETGKSRENQTNEKGEIQFRGLAPTEHTIKVVSAPSGYFFDEDVITLENNVVNTKTIFGKTKEDKDKTYKITYRITDKYGIALKEIDVRLQSRDKKYIAKTDVFGYAHFEVEDSGKYEVYVDKMSEYFEEHDNFKIDDIEINPNSEESIYSSQINEQIKKEFESALIINVKKGDKPAEKILVSLKDRRKEMYVHQYTNKEGKVVFDNLFPGNYVLTVNNEDRLTENGVGGVHLIEGQVREFDVVLSQGDLSQKSLVVEKKEPQDEKLPESGNKDERMMVFFSLGIIALAYLFLNKQKRKMN; from the coding sequence ATGAGAATTTTGAAGAAAATACTATTCGTTCTAGTGGTTATAGTTATGATACCGCAAATTGCCACTGCATCGGAAATAGATAAAATAGACAATATAATCAATCCAAATAGAGAACAAAATGATAGTGTAAGCAAGAAAATAATGCAAAATTTCAAGGCGAACTTATCATTTGCAGTAAAACAAGCGCTCGATGAAGACAATGCGACATTCAAGATTACGGTCTTGGACAAAAAAAGCAATCCAATACCAAAAGTGGAACTGATCGTTACGGATGTTGAGACGGGGAAATCGCGTGAGAACCAAACCAACGAAAAAGGGGAAATCCAATTTCGTGGACTTGCTCCGACAGAACACACGATAAAAGTAGTGTCTGCTCCGTCTGGATATTTCTTCGACGAAGATGTCATCACGCTTGAAAACAATGTCGTGAATACCAAGACTATATTTGGCAAGACAAAAGAAGACAAGGACAAAACATACAAAATAACTTACAGAATTACAGACAAATACGGGATTGCCTTAAAAGAAATCGACGTCAGATTACAATCCAGAGATAAAAAATACATCGCAAAAACAGACGTGTTCGGCTATGCGCATTTTGAAGTGGAAGATAGTGGCAAATACGAAGTTTACGTGGATAAAATGAGCGAATATTTTGAAGAACATGACAACTTCAAGATAGATGACATCGAAATCAATCCGAATTCCGAAGAATCCATCTACAGCTCACAAATAAACGAACAAATCAAAAAAGAATTCGAATCGGCTTTGATAATCAACGTGAAAAAAGGCGATAAACCAGCTGAGAAAATCCTCGTTTCATTGAAAGACAGAAGAAAAGAAATGTATGTGCATCAATACACAAATAAAGAGGGAAAAGTCGTGTTCGACAATTTGTTTCCTGGAAATTACGTGCTTACGGTGAACAATGAAGATAGATTGACAGAAAATGGAGTCGGCGGAGTTCACTTGATAGAAGGACAAGTCCGTGAGTTCGATGTGGTGTTGTCACAAGGTGATTTGTCACAGAAATCACTCGTAGTGGAAAAGAAAGAACCACAAGATGAAAAACTCCCAGAATCTGGAAACAAAGACGAAAGAATGATGGTGTTCTTCTCTTTGGGAATAATAGCATTGGCGTATTTATTTTTAAACAAACAAAAAAGGAAAATGAATTGA
- a CDS encoding MFS transporter, whose protein sequence is MNEKFKKFMVVWFGQFVSMLGSGISSFGLSLWIFMMTKSATTFAMTFLVQILPGIIFAPFAGSMADRKQRKHIIVLTDSLDAVLKVILMILLATGSMKVWMVYPLTFLSQTLGTFQNPAFNATIPLLVEKKDIPRANGFMQLIRAIQNMLAPLIAGALFPFIGLTGLFAIDFVTFFVAILTILPQKIEQEIEEVKESNFTKTIVSDLKIAFEVLKQKQGFIQIIAVFSILNFVANIAMVLVGPLVMSNYDTKIYGLVNSVSGIAMVLGGIISGAIPSEKNKVRSIFLSLIICSIGMIVMGINYSWIVMMCTHKTGHNI, encoded by the coding sequence ATGAACGAAAAATTTAAAAAATTTATGGTGGTATGGTTTGGGCAATTTGTGTCTATGCTTGGGTCGGGGATTTCATCATTTGGATTATCGTTGTGGATTTTCATGATGACAAAAAGTGCTACGACTTTTGCGATGACATTTTTAGTACAAATTTTACCAGGAATTATATTTGCGCCATTTGCAGGATCAATGGCAGACAGAAAACAACGAAAACATATTATAGTGTTAACCGATTCGCTCGATGCTGTACTTAAAGTTATACTTATGATTTTACTTGCGACAGGAAGTATGAAAGTGTGGATGGTTTATCCATTGACATTCTTGTCGCAAACTTTGGGTACATTCCAAAATCCAGCATTCAACGCGACGATTCCACTTTTGGTTGAAAAGAAGGATATTCCAAGAGCAAATGGTTTTATGCAACTTATCAGGGCAATTCAAAATATGCTTGCGCCGTTGATTGCAGGTGCGTTATTTCCATTTATAGGATTGACGGGATTATTTGCAATTGATTTTGTAACTTTCTTCGTGGCTATTTTGACGATTTTACCACAAAAAATCGAGCAAGAAATCGAAGAAGTTAAGGAATCTAATTTTACTAAGACAATTGTTAGTGACTTGAAAATAGCTTTTGAAGTGTTGAAACAAAAACAGGGATTTATACAAATAATAGCTGTGTTTTCAATATTGAATTTTGTGGCAAATATTGCAATGGTATTGGTTGGTCCGTTGGTAATGAGTAATTATGACACAAAAATTTACGGGCTTGTGAATTCTGTGTCGGGAATTGCAATGGTGTTAGGTGGAATAATTTCTGGCGCAATTCCAAGCGAGAAAAACAAAGTAAGATCGATTTTCCTAAGCTTAATAATTTGCTCTATTGGTATGATTGTTATGGGAATAAATTACAGCTGGATTGTTATGATGTGTACCCATAAAACTGGACACAATATTTAA
- a CDS encoding ABC transporter ATP-binding protein, translated as MYIQFNNIKKSFDGNTVLDVENLQIEKGEIVSIIGKNGSGKSTLIKILCGLLYQDQGECMVDNISNKNSKIREHTKLVLESGGGYYDYLTATENIMYFLGLNHVNYNENEVNNLMDKLDFTEFKDKKVSELSQGNRQKLSLIVTLLTNPDIICLDEPTNGLDINSMNILLNFLHKIAVEDQKTVIFTSHDLSFMKNINSRLILINEGKIVLDKPSKQLFDSKDLQKDIIEIENTNRNLLDNLKKTKYEFTDNSIILSVYDEDEKEFLLKNCDIISMRKESLNAEDVYFRVISNV; from the coding sequence ATGTATATACAATTTAATAATATTAAAAAATCATTCGACGGAAATACTGTACTTGACGTTGAGAATTTGCAAATAGAAAAGGGCGAAATAGTTTCAATTATAGGGAAAAATGGATCCGGTAAAAGCACACTAATTAAGATTTTGTGTGGATTATTGTACCAAGACCAAGGAGAATGTATGGTTGATAATATATCCAACAAAAATTCTAAAATCAGAGAACACACCAAACTTGTGCTCGAAAGTGGTGGAGGATATTACGATTATTTAACAGCCACTGAAAACATTATGTATTTTCTCGGACTAAACCACGTTAATTACAATGAAAATGAAGTGAATAATTTGATGGACAAACTCGATTTTACAGAGTTCAAGGACAAAAAAGTCTCCGAATTATCGCAAGGAAATCGTCAAAAACTTTCGCTCATAGTGACACTTCTAACCAATCCAGACATAATTTGCCTAGATGAACCTACAAATGGATTGGACATCAATAGCATGAATATTTTGTTGAATTTTCTACACAAAATAGCAGTTGAAGACCAAAAGACAGTCATCTTCACAAGTCACGACCTATCATTTATGAAAAACATCAACTCCAGATTAATCCTAATAAATGAAGGGAAAATCGTACTGGATAAACCATCAAAACAGTTGTTTGATTCAAAAGATTTACAAAAAGACATCATTGAAATAGAAAACACCAACAGAAATCTACTAGATAATTTGAAGAAAACGAAATACGAATTTACCGACAATTCAATTATACTGTCAGTTTACGATGAAGATGAGAAGGAATTTCTACTGAAAAACTGTGACATCATAAGTATGAGAAAAGAATCTTTAAATGCAGAAGATGTGTACTTCAGGGTGATTTCAAATGTTTAG
- a CDS encoding helix-turn-helix domain-containing protein — protein MKYSYEFKRECVQLYREGKWPNTPEGVKEKRFHDTIKEWFKLEEKHGPEILKHGNNIEWTTDEKLEVVSKVLAGNTIGSVAIEIGINRGQLYSWVNKYKNYGYNGLVNRKRGCKSKNTSMKKKNIHKPRKLNESEREELIRLRAENEYIKAENEIIKKEIALREERYAAQLKAKKQRLSKNLKKKDTD, from the coding sequence ATGAAATATAGTTATGAATTTAAAAGAGAATGTGTGCAGTTGTATAGAGAAGGTAAATGGCCTAATACACCTGAAGGAGTTAAAGAAAAGAGATTTCATGACACAATTAAAGAATGGTTTAAGTTAGAAGAAAAGCATGGTCCAGAAATTTTAAAACATGGAAATAATATCGAGTGGACAACTGATGAAAAGCTAGAAGTGGTCAGCAAAGTATTAGCTGGAAACACAATAGGTTCTGTAGCAATTGAAATCGGAATTAATCGTGGACAACTTTATTCATGGGTTAACAAGTATAAAAATTATGGATATAATGGTCTTGTAAATAGAAAGAGAGGTTGTAAATCTAAAAATACAAGCATGAAAAAGAAAAATATCCATAAGCCAAGGAAACTTAATGAATCTGAAAGAGAAGAGCTCATAAGACTTAGAGCGGAAAATGAATATATAAAAGCAGAAAACGAAATAATAAAAAAAGAGATCGCCTTGAGAGAAGAACGTTACGCTGCGCAACTCAAGGCGAAAAAGCAGCGATTGTCAAAGAACTTAAAGAAAAAGGATACAGACTAA
- a CDS encoding aminopeptidase: MENFDKKLNNYARLIIEKGINANDRPLVIRCAVERADFARLLVKYAYEKGCSEVIMEWNDDAINRMYYENASEEALKDFPDFIVEKSKYYFEKKAGVISVSCQDPENLKGVDPDRVQMRSKVSAEKMKPIQKYTMNDINSWCVVAAPSVGWAKRVFPELSEEEAVEKLWDQIFKATRSDTEDPIKAWDEHLDTMNKHAEFMNKHQFVKLHYTNSLGTDLTIELPKGHVWIAAQSTDNYGNDFVPNIPTEEVFTAPHRDKVNGVVYSTKPLNYGGNTIDKMRFEFKDGKVVDFDAEVGKETLKNMFDTDENGKYLGEVALVPYESPISKSNVTFIKTLYDENASCHLAFGQAYPTCVEGGVDMNEDELKKNGINDSLIHVDFMVGSEDMRIVGTTADGKEVEVFKEGNWAI; encoded by the coding sequence ATGGAAAATTTTGACAAAAAACTAAACAATTACGCAAGATTAATTATCGAAAAAGGAATCAATGCAAACGATAGACCACTTGTAATTCGTTGTGCAGTTGAAAGAGCTGACTTTGCAAGACTTTTGGTGAAATACGCTTACGAAAAAGGCTGCAGCGAAGTTATTATGGAATGGAATGACGATGCAATCAACAGAATGTACTACGAAAACGCATCAGAAGAAGCGTTGAAGGACTTTCCAGATTTTATCGTTGAAAAATCCAAATACTATTTTGAAAAAAAAGCAGGGGTAATATCTGTATCTTGCCAAGATCCTGAAAATTTGAAGGGAGTGGACCCTGACAGAGTTCAAATGAGATCCAAGGTTTCTGCTGAAAAGATGAAGCCAATTCAAAAATACACAATGAATGACATCAACAGCTGGTGTGTTGTCGCAGCTCCAAGCGTTGGCTGGGCAAAGAGAGTATTCCCAGAACTTTCAGAAGAAGAAGCTGTAGAAAAATTGTGGGATCAAATCTTCAAGGCAACTCGTTCTGACACAGAAGATCCAATCAAAGCGTGGGATGAACATTTGGATACAATGAACAAACACGCAGAGTTTATGAACAAGCACCAATTCGTGAAGCTTCACTACACAAATTCATTGGGAACTGATTTGACAATCGAACTTCCAAAAGGACACGTGTGGATAGCTGCACAATCCACAGATAATTACGGAAATGATTTCGTGCCAAACATTCCAACAGAAGAAGTGTTCACAGCACCTCACAGAGACAAGGTAAACGGCGTTGTGTACAGCACTAAGCCTTTGAATTACGGTGGCAACACTATCGACAAGATGAGATTTGAATTTAAAGATGGAAAAGTTGTGGATTTCGATGCAGAAGTTGGCAAGGAAACTTTGAAGAATATGTTCGATACTGATGAAAACGGAAAATACTTGGGAGAAGTGGCTCTTGTTCCTTACGAATCTCCAATTTCCAAATCAAACGTCACATTCATCAAAACATTGTACGACGAAAACGCATCATGTCACCTTGCATTCGGCCAAGCTTATCCAACTTGCGTAGAAGGCGGAGTGGACATGAATGAAGATGAATTGAAGAAAAATGGAATCAACGATTCATTGATTCACGTGGATTTCATGGTTGGTTCTGAAGATATGAGAATCGTTGGAACTACAGCTGATGGCAAAGAAGTAGAAGTATTTAAGGAAGGAAACTGGGCAATCTAA
- a CDS encoding HAD family hydrolase — protein sequence MIKYAIFDMDGTLINSMYKWNRVILDYMKNLGITPDDDFIKKIKTKTLLTSIDYIHETFDIKKTTDDGLNFIYYTIRNGYMNEFDLKPGVVDMLEKLKSMGIKMCVATATEDHLAIPALEKQGILDYFEFVQTCKSVGYHKYEEEYWNNALEKLGSNVDDTIVFEDALYCIDTVDKMGFKIVGITDESTVNDYDIIDEKVDQYIESYDDLDYDLFK from the coding sequence ATGATTAAATACGCAATTTTTGATATGGATGGTACTTTGATTAACTCCATGTACAAATGGAACAGAGTTATATTAGATTACATGAAAAATTTGGGAATAACACCAGACGATGATTTTATCAAGAAAATCAAAACCAAAACACTTTTGACATCCATAGATTATATTCACGAAACTTTTGACATCAAAAAAACCACAGATGATGGTTTGAACTTTATATATTACACAATTAGAAACGGATATATGAACGAATTTGATTTGAAACCGGGTGTTGTGGATATGCTCGAAAAACTAAAATCAATGGGAATTAAAATGTGTGTTGCCACAGCCACAGAAGACCACTTGGCAATTCCTGCTCTTGAAAAGCAAGGGATATTGGATTATTTTGAATTCGTGCAAACTTGTAAATCCGTGGGCTACCACAAATACGAAGAAGAATATTGGAATAATGCTCTTGAAAAATTAGGCTCTAATGTGGATGACACGATTGTATTTGAAGATGCGTTGTACTGCATTGACACTGTGGACAAAATGGGATTTAAAATCGTGGGAATAACTGACGAATCCACTGTTAATGATTATGATATAATTGATGAAAAAGTGGACCAATACATTGAATCTTACGATGATTTGGACTACGATTTGTTTAAATAG
- a CDS encoding DUF4160 domain-containing protein, whose protein sequence is MPIISMFYGIIIRMYNNGEHNPPHFHATYQGYNAVFSMEGELIEGNMPRKQTKLISAWAVIHKDELIANWELAINEQALYKIEPLH, encoded by the coding sequence ATGCCAATAATATCAATGTTTTATGGGATTATTATTAGAATGTATAATAATGGAGAGCATAATCCACCACATTTTCACGCAACATATCAAGGATACAATGCTGTATTTAGTATGGAAGGAGAATTAATAGAAGGAAATATGCCGAGGAAACAGACGAAACTTATCTCAGCATGGGCAGTAATACATAAAGATGAATTAATAGCTAACTGGGAACTTGCTATTAATGAACAAGCTCTTTATAAAATCGAGCCTTTGCATTAA
- the pepF gene encoding oligoendopeptidase F: MDILKYCKREEADPQYMWDLSALYKTEEEFEKAVKTIDLMADDFKKNYENKLKSADIIKNAMDDYRDIVANIDRIAHYASLDVEADGHNEKSQKRAMATFTKIADIENKMSFFETELVQVDEQTLEEVKNDTNNTRYIDDLLKKKEHILSKEVENAISKFSQTFSSFYEIYNTTKIHDITFPDFEVNGKKYEMTYNLFEGVYDNDPDTDLRRKSYEVFYKELAKYKNTTAMIYLSHCQAEKAESELRGYDSVIDFLLDRQNISRELYDRQLDVIMQELPKHMRKYAQIIKKEYDLDKVTFMDLKLDVENSFSKNISVEDARNLVKDGLSILGEDYSKMLDRAFDEKWIDFVNTFGKSTGAFCASPFLAHPYVLISWTRKLTEAIVLSHELGHAGQSYISQKTQNVLDNDPSMYFVESPSTTNELIMSRYLLEKATTDQERRYLCGQIISRTYFHNFVTHFIEGYYQREVYKLIDKKEGFTADDLSRIFKETLQKFWGEDVEINEGSELTWMRQPHYYMGLYPYTYSAGLTIGTQVSKMIVEEGKPAADRWLKALALGSTEDSVGIAKAAGVDITTDKPLKDTIEYIGKVIDDIEKYDK; the protein is encoded by the coding sequence ATGGATATACTAAAATATTGCAAAAGAGAAGAAGCAGACCCACAATACATGTGGGATTTGTCTGCATTATATAAAACAGAAGAAGAATTCGAAAAAGCAGTGAAGACAATTGATTTGATGGCAGATGATTTCAAGAAAAATTACGAAAATAAACTCAAATCAGCAGACATCATCAAAAACGCAATGGACGATTACAGAGATATCGTGGCTAATATCGACCGCATCGCACACTACGCATCACTTGATGTGGAAGCAGACGGCCACAACGAAAAATCCCAAAAAAGAGCCATGGCTACATTCACAAAAATCGCAGACATCGAAAACAAAATGAGTTTTTTTGAAACAGAACTTGTACAAGTTGACGAACAAACACTTGAAGAAGTGAAAAACGACACCAACAACACAAGATACATCGACGATTTGTTGAAGAAAAAAGAACACATCTTATCCAAAGAAGTGGAAAATGCTATAAGCAAATTCTCGCAAACATTCAGCTCATTCTACGAAATCTACAACACAACTAAAATTCACGACATCACATTCCCTGATTTCGAAGTAAATGGCAAAAAATACGAAATGACTTACAATTTGTTCGAAGGAGTCTACGACAACGACCCTGACACAGATTTGAGAAGAAAATCATACGAAGTCTTCTACAAGGAACTTGCCAAATACAAAAACACAACAGCGATGATTTATCTATCACATTGCCAAGCAGAAAAGGCAGAAAGTGAACTAAGAGGATACGATTCAGTGATCGATTTCTTATTAGACAGACAAAACATCTCTCGTGAATTGTACGACAGACAACTAGATGTAATCATGCAAGAACTTCCTAAACACATGAGAAAATACGCCCAAATCATCAAAAAAGAATACGATTTGGACAAAGTTACATTCATGGACTTGAAGCTTGACGTGGAAAACTCATTCTCCAAAAACATTTCAGTAGAAGATGCAAGGAATTTGGTCAAAGACGGACTTTCAATTCTAGGTGAAGATTATTCCAAAATGCTAGATCGTGCATTTGACGAAAAATGGATTGATTTTGTAAACACATTTGGGAAATCAACAGGGGCATTCTGCGCATCGCCATTCTTGGCACACCCATACGTGTTGATATCTTGGACTCGCAAACTAACAGAAGCCATCGTATTGTCGCACGAATTGGGACATGCAGGACAATCCTACATCTCACAAAAAACACAAAACGTGTTGGACAACGATCCATCAATGTACTTCGTGGAATCACCATCCACAACAAACGAACTCATCATGAGTAGATACTTGCTAGAAAAAGCAACAACTGACCAAGAAAGAAGATATTTGTGCGGACAAATAATCTCCAGAACCTACTTCCACAACTTCGTCACACACTTCATCGAAGGATACTACCAAAGAGAAGTGTACAAATTAATCGATAAGAAAGAAGGATTCACAGCAGATGATTTGTCAAGAATCTTCAAAGAAACACTACAAAAATTCTGGGGAGAAGACGTTGAAATCAACGAAGGATCAGAATTGACATGGATGAGACAACCTCACTACTACATGGGATTGTATCCATACACTTACTCCGCAGGACTAACAATCGGAACACAAGTATCCAAAATGATTGTAGAAGAAGGAAAACCAGCAGCAGACAGATGGCTTAAAGCATTGGCATTAGGCTCCACAGAAGATTCTGTCGGAATTGCAAAAGCTGCAGGAGTAGACATCACAACAGATAAACCACTCAAAGACACCATCGAATACATCGGCAAAGTAATCGATGACATCGAAAAATACGACAAATAA